One genomic window of Ruminococcus gauvreauii includes the following:
- a CDS encoding EAL domain-containing protein, which translates to MNHACKRSLIIITIQFMICLCLTPAVVAAEQKTKTVKVGYYEDGDYMSRNQQGEYAGYNIEYIQELAKNSDLQFEIVDTGSWSEAYDKLVKGEIDLLPSVYYTEERAEEILFVTQPMCSIYTTLNVRMDDERYAYEDFTAFEGMKVGIIRGGVDGERFKEFCKNNGVSLDITEYDETDRLLGALENGYLDGVAITHLGKNSSFRSVAQFSPSPLYLTVTAKKPGLLDDLNRAMDHILLSNPSYGSDLYDKYLAPSSNQKPVFTKDERQFITQSDPVVVSYDPSFAPLTYQDEKTGEFRGVTADIFQYIADSSGLKFRFEAHTQSDSLNLLQQGKIDALCLSDGDYLWDGRNNINSTLYYLSTPTSMITRYDTREQRVVALVKGYQLSEVISSDNPHSTVQYCSTAVECLEAVRTGDADAAYINTQVAGFYLNSTRYSGLQEAALGQYINKMCVAVSSDEDSRLYSVINKCIQYLPVEEVDTFLVNNSINAREISLAEFVQEHMWAVVCGVSLILVIIILLVSYNLRNALRSNRRIQELLYQDELTGLDSINGFYHKWTQSMTDERNRDLALLYSDICQFKLINDNFGFATGDAVLRACSRMFQDELESSEYCVRVSADNFVLLVQYTDWDLLVGRLESCVERLNRWRTQNTEIPYRIELIFGVYPVTPSDKTDIKQMLDFANYARRHAKTTPGSFAVLYDEQMRRQALLARRLEGDLDAALSADEFEVYYQPKVSMADGRIIGSEALIRWNHPKMGFLMPGTFIPLFEKNGMVKKVDFWLFESVCRTMHGWKEQGRTLLPVSCNFSRLHFEHQDFPERICEIADKWKIPHQLLEIEITESALIDDSGTIEQMLPRLKALWFKIAIDDFGSGYSSLGQLRQLPADVLKLDRSFVCHGVAGKREQIVVENVIRMAGELGITVICEGVEDQIQSEILQEIGCRLAQGFYFYRPMDLVSYEKLIP; encoded by the coding sequence ATGAATCATGCATGTAAGCGGAGCTTAATAATCATCACGATACAGTTTATGATATGCCTCTGCCTGACACCTGCGGTAGTTGCGGCAGAGCAGAAAACAAAGACCGTCAAAGTCGGATATTATGAGGACGGAGATTATATGTCCCGGAATCAGCAGGGGGAATATGCCGGGTATAATATTGAATATATTCAGGAACTTGCCAAGAATTCAGATCTGCAGTTTGAAATAGTGGATACCGGAAGCTGGAGCGAAGCTTATGATAAACTTGTGAAGGGAGAGATTGATCTTCTCCCTTCCGTTTACTATACGGAGGAACGGGCGGAAGAGATACTGTTTGTCACTCAGCCGATGTGTTCCATCTATACCACACTCAATGTCAGGATGGATGATGAACGCTATGCCTATGAGGATTTTACTGCCTTTGAGGGCATGAAGGTCGGTATCATCCGGGGCGGTGTGGATGGCGAAAGATTTAAGGAATTCTGTAAAAATAACGGAGTCTCTCTGGATATCACAGAGTACGATGAGACTGACAGATTACTGGGTGCGCTGGAAAATGGATATCTGGACGGTGTGGCTATCACGCATCTGGGCAAAAACAGCTCTTTCCGCAGTGTTGCACAGTTTTCTCCCAGTCCGCTTTATCTGACTGTGACTGCAAAAAAGCCCGGGCTGCTTGATGACTTAAACCGTGCCATGGATCATATACTTTTGAGTAATCCAAGCTATGGTTCTGATCTCTATGACAAATATCTGGCGCCCAGTTCCAATCAGAAGCCTGTATTTACAAAGGATGAGCGCCAGTTTATTACACAGTCAGATCCTGTGGTTGTTTCTTATGATCCATCCTTTGCCCCATTGACGTATCAGGATGAAAAGACCGGAGAATTCCGCGGTGTAACGGCCGATATCTTCCAGTATATTGCAGACAGCAGCGGATTAAAGTTTCGTTTCGAAGCACATACCCAGTCAGACTCACTAAATCTTTTGCAGCAGGGCAAAATTGACGCACTCTGTTTATCGGACGGCGATTACCTCTGGGACGGAAGAAATAATATTAATTCAACGCTTTACTACCTGAGCACCCCGACCTCCATGATCACCCGCTACGACACACGTGAGCAACGGGTTGTGGCACTGGTAAAGGGCTATCAGCTTTCAGAAGTCATCAGCAGCGACAATCCTCACAGTACGGTACAATACTGTTCCACTGCCGTGGAGTGCCTGGAGGCAGTGCGGACGGGTGATGCCGATGCTGCTTACATTAATACACAGGTTGCCGGATTTTATCTGAACAGCACGCGTTACAGCGGGTTGCAGGAAGCAGCCCTGGGTCAGTATATCAATAAGATGTGTGTCGCGGTATCTTCCGATGAAGATTCCAGGCTGTATTCCGTTATCAATAAATGTATTCAGTACCTCCCCGTGGAAGAAGTGGATACCTTTCTGGTTAACAACTCCATAAACGCAAGAGAAATCAGTCTGGCAGAATTTGTACAGGAACATATGTGGGCCGTAGTCTGCGGCGTCAGCCTGATCCTTGTCATCATTATCCTTCTTGTCAGCTATAATCTCAGAAATGCCCTGCGCAGCAACCGCCGGATCCAGGAACTGCTCTACCAGGATGAACTGACTGGTCTTGACAGCATCAATGGGTTTTATCATAAATGGACGCAGTCTATGACTGATGAGAGAAATCGGGACCTGGCACTTCTCTACAGTGACATCTGCCAGTTTAAACTAATAAACGACAACTTTGGCTTCGCAACCGGTGATGCCGTGCTGCGCGCCTGCAGCCGTATGTTCCAGGATGAACTTGAAAGCAGCGAATACTGTGTACGTGTTTCGGCTGACAACTTCGTTCTTCTGGTGCAGTATACGGACTGGGATCTGTTAGTCGGACGTCTTGAGTCATGTGTAGAAAGATTAAACAGGTGGAGAACCCAAAACACGGAAATTCCCTATCGGATAGAGCTTATCTTCGGTGTTTATCCTGTAACCCCTTCCGATAAAACCGATATAAAACAAATGCTTGATTTTGCGAATTATGCACGGCGCCATGCAAAAACCACACCCGGCAGTTTCGCTGTACTGTACGATGAACAGATGCGCCGACAGGCACTTCTGGCCCGTCGGCTGGAGGGAGATCTGGATGCCGCATTATCTGCGGACGAGTTCGAAGTTTATTATCAGCCCAAAGTATCCATGGCAGACGGACGGATCATCGGAAGCGAAGCGCTGATCAGGTGGAACCATCCTAAAATGGGATTTTTGATGCCTGGAACGTTTATTCCACTGTTTGAAAAGAACGGGATGGTTAAAAAGGTGGATTTCTGGCTGTTCGAAAGCGTCTGCCGCACGATGCATGGCTGGAAGGAACAGGGACGAACACTTCTGCCGGTTTCATGTAACTTCTCCAGACTGCATTTCGAACATCAGGATTTCCCGGAACGTATCTGTGAAATAGCCGACAAATGGAAGATCCCCCATCAACTGCTGGAGATTGAAATCACAGAAAGTGCTCTGATCGATGACTCCGGTACAATCGAGCAAATGCTGCCCCGTCTGAAAGCACTCTGGTTTAAAATCGCGATTGACGATTTTGGATCAGGATACTCTTCACTCGGACAGCTCAGGCAATTACCTGCTGATGTGTTAAAACTGGACCGCAGCTTCGTATGCCACGGAGTTGCCGGGAAGAGGGAACAGATTGTTGTAGAAAATGTCATCCGCATGGCAGGTGAACTGGGCATCACCGTGATCTGTGAGGGTGTGGAAGATCAGATACAGTCCGAGATACTTCAGGAAATAGGATGCCGCCTGGCTCAGGGATTTTATTTCTACCGCCCAATGGATCTGGTAAGCTATGAAAAACTGATACCGTGA